From the genome of Novosphingobium sp. TH158, one region includes:
- a CDS encoding xanthine dehydrogenase family protein molybdopterin-binding subunit translates to MSDPVGAAGIGAARLIGKRVERKEDARLLTGRGQFTDDVVLPGMLHVAFARSPIARGNIVSIDTSAALDLPGVHAVYTAKDLAQRPFTMLSFYFAPMEVPTTPLADGYVQYAGDPVALVIADSRALAEDAASLVEVTYEELDPVVTLADARSAPPIHPGTDSNVASEIGDEEPEEDLAQALETAVFRVRQKVVHQRISQAPMENRAVIATREGPEELTLYITCQSPHNIARWMSLALGLPQTAIRVISKDVGGSFGLKNTPWKEECAVVCAAWLFGRPLKWTEDRWEALTASNQAREAEMVLDTGFDADGRLLAAHAVYDCNNGAYPQGADNNIAVHMFVWAAYRMPAYSFLSRGWYSNTNGLAAYRGPWAMESLIRETLLDKAARKIGMDPVELRRRNLLYLKDQPAVSSMGIPVDDITPGECLEKLVSHFDVAAFRKEQAEARKQGRYLGLGIAAYVEPTGAAGTMAPMTGELAQVRIEPTGKVTAAMSTHSQGHGTATTMAQCIADRLGVAYEDVTVFEGDSAHGGFGPGAAGSRQGVIGGGAAIRAAELLAGKVKAVAAHLYNASPDSISVENGMVHVAGAPEMSRSLGELAAIAYGEPDRLPPGLDTGLEAQFRYQPPPMTMTSAAHACVVEVDADTGFVSILRWISSEDCGTVINPGVVEGQISGGLAQAIGMVLLEDMPYDARGNPKAATFKDYLLPAISDVPQFEFIHANTPSKTIGGMRGVGEGGAIIGPPTLVNAIADALSPFGEIDDLVLPLTPARILDVIEQRDVSGHSAPAPVASAPAAAPQPAAPATTAQGLAAPAETSGPASVDGDWNAVLKTPMGPQAMVLTLRTEGNAVSGALTSPEGAQEFTGGTLEGNRVRFDLKVEKPMKITLKYDLEITGDTLSGKCKMGMFGSAKVTGTRA, encoded by the coding sequence ATGAGCGATCCTGTTGGCGCCGCAGGCATCGGCGCGGCACGCCTGATCGGCAAGCGTGTTGAGCGCAAGGAAGATGCGCGCCTGCTGACCGGGCGGGGGCAGTTTACCGATGATGTCGTCCTGCCCGGCATGCTTCATGTCGCCTTCGCGCGAAGCCCGATCGCGCGCGGCAACATCGTGTCGATCGACACCTCGGCGGCGCTCGACCTGCCCGGCGTCCACGCGGTCTATACCGCCAAGGACCTGGCGCAGCGGCCGTTCACCATGCTGAGCTTCTACTTCGCGCCGATGGAAGTTCCGACCACGCCACTGGCAGATGGTTACGTCCAATATGCCGGCGATCCGGTGGCGCTGGTCATTGCTGACAGCCGCGCGCTGGCGGAAGATGCCGCTTCGCTGGTCGAAGTGACTTACGAGGAGCTCGATCCCGTCGTCACCCTGGCCGATGCGCGCTCGGCCCCGCCGATCCATCCCGGCACCGACAGCAACGTGGCCTCCGAGATCGGCGACGAGGAGCCGGAGGAGGATCTGGCGCAGGCACTCGAAACCGCAGTCTTCCGGGTCCGCCAGAAGGTTGTTCACCAGCGTATCAGCCAGGCCCCGATGGAAAACCGCGCAGTCATCGCGACGCGCGAAGGCCCCGAAGAGCTGACGCTCTACATCACCTGCCAGAGCCCGCATAACATCGCCCGCTGGATGAGCCTTGCGCTGGGCCTGCCGCAGACGGCGATCCGGGTCATATCCAAGGACGTGGGCGGATCGTTCGGGCTGAAGAACACGCCGTGGAAAGAGGAATGCGCGGTGGTCTGCGCAGCCTGGCTGTTCGGCCGTCCGCTGAAATGGACCGAAGACCGCTGGGAAGCGCTGACCGCTTCCAACCAGGCACGCGAGGCGGAAATGGTGCTCGACACCGGCTTCGACGCCGATGGCCGCCTGCTTGCCGCCCATGCGGTCTATGACTGCAACAACGGAGCCTATCCGCAGGGGGCAGACAACAACATTGCCGTGCACATGTTCGTCTGGGCTGCCTACCGGATGCCCGCCTATTCGTTCCTTTCGCGCGGGTGGTACAGCAATACCAACGGCCTTGCCGCCTATCGCGGGCCCTGGGCCATGGAATCGCTGATCCGCGAGACCCTGCTCGACAAGGCGGCGCGCAAGATTGGCATGGACCCGGTCGAACTGCGCCGCCGCAACCTGCTTTACCTGAAGGACCAGCCTGCCGTCTCGTCGATGGGCATCCCGGTGGACGATATCACCCCGGGCGAGTGCCTGGAAAAGCTGGTGAGCCATTTCGACGTCGCCGCCTTCCGCAAGGAGCAGGCCGAGGCGCGCAAGCAGGGGCGTTACCTCGGGCTTGGCATTGCCGCCTATGTCGAGCCGACCGGCGCGGCGGGGACCATGGCACCGATGACCGGCGAGCTGGCGCAGGTGCGGATCGAGCCCACCGGCAAGGTGACCGCCGCCATGTCTACCCATAGCCAGGGCCACGGCACGGCCACCACCATGGCCCAGTGCATCGCCGACCGGCTGGGCGTGGCCTATGAGGACGTGACCGTCTTCGAAGGCGACAGCGCCCACGGCGGTTTCGGCCCCGGCGCGGCGGGCAGCCGGCAGGGCGTGATCGGCGGCGGCGCGGCGATCCGCGCGGCCGAACTGCTGGCGGGCAAGGTGAAGGCCGTTGCCGCACACCTCTACAACGCCTCGCCCGATAGCATCTCGGTCGAAAACGGCATGGTCCACGTGGCCGGCGCGCCCGAAATGTCGCGTTCGCTGGGCGAGCTTGCAGCCATCGCCTATGGCGAGCCTGACCGCCTGCCGCCCGGGCTCGATACCGGGCTTGAGGCGCAGTTCCGCTATCAGCCCCCGCCGATGACCATGACGAGCGCCGCCCATGCCTGCGTGGTGGAGGTCGATGCCGATACCGGCTTCGTCAGCATCCTGCGCTGGATCAGCAGCGAGGACTGCGGCACGGTAATCAACCCCGGCGTGGTCGAAGGGCAGATCTCCGGCGGCCTCGCCCAGGCGATCGGCATGGTCCTGCTTGAGGACATGCCCTACGATGCCCGCGGCAATCCCAAGGCGGCGACGTTCAAGGATTACCTGCTGCCGGCAATCAGCGACGTGCCGCAGTTCGAATTCATCCACGCCAACACCCCGTCGAAGACCATCGGCGGGATGCGCGGGGTGGGTGAAGGCGGCGCGATCATCGGTCCGCCCACGCTGGTCAATGCCATCGCCGATGCCCTTTCCCCCTTTGGCGAGATCGACGATCTTGTCCTGCCGCTGACCCCGGCGCGGATCCTCGACGTGATCGAGCAACGCGACGTATCCGGCCACTCCGCCCCTGCGCCTGTGGCATCGGCACCTGCTGCTGCGCCGCAGCCGGCAGCCCCCGCGACCACGGCGCAAGGCCTGGCGGCACCTGCGGAGACTTCGGGCCCTGCCAGTGTCGATGGCGACTGGAACGCGGTGCTCAAGACTCCGATGGGACCCCAAGCGATGGTCCTGACGCTGCGCACCGAGGGCAACGCGGTTTCCGGCGCACTTACCAGCCCGGAAGGAGCGCAGGAATTCACCGGCGGAACGCTTGAGGGCAATCGCGTGCGCTTTGACCTGAAGGTGGAAAAGCCGATGAAGATCACGCTCAAGTACGACCTCGAGATCACCGGCGATACGCTTTCGGGCAAGTGTAAGATGGGCATGTTCGGATCGGCCAAGGTCACCGGCACACGGGCCTGA
- a CDS encoding (2Fe-2S)-binding protein: MSEHKVEMTVNGARLAATTEARTSLGDFLRNEGGWTGVHLGCEHGVCGACTVMVDGRAVRSCLMLAVQADGAEVKTAEGLAAPDGSLHPVQQAMRENHALQCGFCTPGVVMTFAALMERDGTPDEAELLEAMSGHTCRCTGYQGIRKAARALAAGTVGQGGGQ; the protein is encoded by the coding sequence ATGAGCGAGCACAAGGTCGAGATGACCGTCAATGGCGCGCGGCTTGCCGCCACGACCGAGGCACGCACCAGCCTGGGCGATTTCCTGCGGAACGAGGGCGGGTGGACCGGCGTCCACCTTGGCTGCGAACATGGCGTCTGCGGTGCCTGCACGGTGATGGTCGATGGCCGGGCGGTCCGTTCGTGCCTGATGCTTGCCGTCCAGGCCGACGGGGCCGAGGTGAAGACTGCCGAGGGCCTTGCCGCACCTGATGGCTCGCTGCACCCCGTGCAGCAGGCCATGCGCGAGAACCACGCCCTGCAATGCGGCTTCTGCACCCCCGGCGTGGTGATGACCTTCGCCGCGCTGATGGAGCGCGACGGCACGCCTGACGAGGCCGAACTGCTCGAGGCCATGTCGGGCCACACCTGCCGGTGCACCGGCTACCAGGGCATCCGCAAGGCCGCGAGAGCACTTGCCGCGGGCACCGTCGGACAGGGAGGCGGACAATGA
- a CDS encoding xanthine dehydrogenase family protein subunit M: MKPAPFDYVAPRSVAEACQILAEAGGGATVIAGGQTLMPLLNLRMSQPFILVDITRIEGFTGVARTADGIRVAPATRQADALADATLQAHVPALVQALAHVGHHQTRNRGTIGGSVALGEPAAEMPAVAVALGATIEIASTRGTRRLAARDFYIGPYMTALEPDELVTGITYPDWGPGHRWLFREVARRPGDFALTGMVGALALDGERITRAGLCWFAMGPIPVAMREAEGALVGQTLSGVDPAGLAELALSGTAPFDDSHASAEYRRTVGRRLFEKTLRTALEAREAA; this comes from the coding sequence GTGAAGCCGGCCCCTTTCGACTATGTCGCGCCCCGCAGCGTGGCGGAGGCCTGCCAGATCCTCGCCGAAGCGGGTGGCGGCGCCACGGTGATCGCGGGCGGGCAAACGCTGATGCCGCTGCTGAACCTGCGGATGAGCCAGCCCTTCATCCTTGTCGACATCACCCGCATCGAAGGCTTCACCGGCGTCGCACGCACCGCAGACGGCATCCGCGTCGCCCCGGCCACCCGGCAGGCCGACGCATTGGCGGATGCAACCTTGCAGGCGCACGTGCCCGCACTGGTCCAGGCCCTCGCCCACGTCGGCCATCACCAGACGCGCAATCGCGGCACCATCGGCGGCTCGGTGGCGCTGGGCGAGCCAGCGGCAGAAATGCCTGCCGTTGCGGTTGCGCTGGGCGCAACGATCGAGATCGCCTCGACGCGCGGCACCCGCAGGCTGGCGGCACGCGATTTCTATATCGGCCCCTACATGACCGCGCTGGAACCGGACGAACTGGTGACCGGCATCACCTATCCGGACTGGGGGCCGGGCCACCGGTGGCTGTTCCGCGAAGTGGCCCGCCGGCCGGGGGACTTTGCGCTGACCGGCATGGTCGGCGCGCTGGCTCTGGACGGCGAACGCATCACCCGCGCCGGCCTGTGCTGGTTCGCCATGGGGCCGATCCCGGTGGCCATGCGCGAGGCAGAAGGGGCGCTGGTCGGCCAGACGCTTTCCGGCGTCGATCCCGCCGGGCTGGCCGAGCTGGCCCTATCGGGAACGGCCCCGTTCGATGACAGCCACGCCAGCGCCGAATACCGCCGCACGGTGGGCCGGCGCCTGTTCGAAAAGACACTGCGCACAGCACTGGAAGCGAGGGAAGCGGCATGA
- a CDS encoding CoxG family protein → MQMTGEQRIAAPRQRVWEALNDPAVLSQCIPGCQSLEKQADDRFAAVAEVKIGPIGARFKGNVQLSDIDAPNGYTISGSGNGGVAGNARGGAKVRLSDDGAGGTIVAYTVEAEVGGRMAQLGGPIIDATARNLAGKFFTRFGEVVIGTAASAPAAGAPTQAATSAPAPSLPRAPAGVGGTGLWGWVAALLAAILVGYYLGAHFVSGGLVSLVLALLVIVAAAAYEAGKRSGGK, encoded by the coding sequence ATGCAGATGACGGGAGAACAGCGGATAGCCGCGCCGCGCCAGCGGGTGTGGGAGGCGCTTAACGATCCTGCCGTGCTCTCGCAGTGCATCCCCGGCTGCCAGAGCCTTGAAAAGCAGGCGGATGATCGCTTTGCCGCCGTGGCCGAAGTGAAGATCGGGCCGATCGGCGCGCGCTTCAAAGGCAATGTCCAGCTTTCCGATATCGACGCGCCCAATGGCTATACCATCTCCGGGTCCGGCAATGGCGGGGTGGCCGGCAACGCCCGGGGCGGCGCAAAGGTGCGCCTCTCCGACGATGGCGCGGGGGGCACAATCGTAGCCTACACGGTGGAGGCGGAAGTCGGCGGGCGAATGGCGCAGCTGGGCGGACCGATCATCGATGCCACGGCAAGGAACCTGGCCGGCAAGTTCTTCACCAGGTTCGGCGAAGTGGTCATCGGCACCGCTGCCTCCGCGCCTGCCGCCGGAGCGCCGACACAGGCCGCCACATCCGCGCCGGCCCCATCCCTCCCCCGTGCCCCGGCCGGGGTCGGCGGCACGGGTCTGTGGGGCTGGGTGGCTGCCCTGCTCGCCGCGATACTCGTCGGCTATTACCTCGGCGCGCATTTCGTCTCGGGCGGACTGGTTTCGCTGGTGCTCGCCCTGCTCGTCATTGTCGCCGCTGCGGCTTACGAGGCCGGGAAGCGGAGCGGCGGCAAGTGA
- a CDS encoding PQQ-dependent dehydrogenase, methanol/ethanol family, whose amino-acid sequence MAAFGALALLASCAGGPANPIEEAMLANPDEWTSWGRTGHETHYSPLDDIDTGNVADLKLAWHFDLEPGYSASTPLMAEGKVFITTGHSHIRALDAVTGQQVWEYDGGTRQRATSSMGLGWGSKGIAYDSGRVFLTTTDGWVVSLDARTGKEAWKVQDNPDPAPRQYNGPPRVFGGKVIVGYGGADISAARGFITAYDAASGQRAWRFYTTPGDEPNSGGPKADELMAKTWPGGWKKPDGSRRGGGGTAWNAFSYDAELGLVYLGVGNGFPYNQNLRSPEGGDNLFLSAIVAVDVKSGAYKWHYQLCPAEQWDCTATADMTLATLEIDGKPRKVLMQAPKNGFFYVIDRTNGQFISAEKIAKVTWAEKIDPKTGRPVENPGIRYNGKPGLFEMWPGPTGAHSWMPQSYSPQTGLVYVPIQELGALIGEGQKGGGEIAAGMGTTLIPEVDLPGGHKSYLKAWNPVTQKEAWRVELPGTWPGGTMATAGGLVFQGRMDGTFVAYDAASGKQLWSFKTESPIVGAPISYRVNGRQYVTVITGAGGQGAGMQTLGNAGLRTDYRLPRRVLTFALDGKDTIPPFAYEEPQPPADPEFRADAARAQAGAMLYGGNACLVCHGWNAVASGAAPDLRYSPIITDPATFKAVVQGGALKLNGMPPFPQIKDGDLETIRFFLRSRAQQVPAERKALEERKKAQAASTAKAPDFAGKWAVVIQTSAGPQEAVLDLAVNGNTVTGKAIASQGTADLAGAFANGRIKLEGRASMPFPISIGYDLTIRDGELTGDNSNGPFGTFPVRGTRQK is encoded by the coding sequence TTGGCAGCTTTCGGAGCGCTGGCCCTGCTGGCTTCCTGCGCCGGCGGGCCCGCCAACCCCATCGAGGAGGCAATGCTTGCCAACCCGGATGAATGGACCAGCTGGGGCCGCACCGGGCACGAAACGCATTATTCGCCGCTCGACGATATCGACACCGGCAATGTTGCCGACCTGAAACTCGCCTGGCACTTCGATCTCGAGCCCGGCTATTCGGCGTCCACCCCGCTGATGGCAGAAGGCAAGGTGTTCATCACCACCGGCCATTCGCACATCCGCGCGCTCGATGCCGTGACCGGCCAGCAGGTGTGGGAATACGATGGGGGCACGCGCCAGCGCGCCACCTCGTCGATGGGGCTGGGCTGGGGCAGCAAGGGCATCGCCTATGATTCGGGCCGGGTCTTCCTCACCACCACGGATGGCTGGGTCGTCTCGCTCGACGCCAGGACCGGCAAGGAAGCGTGGAAGGTGCAGGACAATCCCGATCCCGCCCCGCGCCAGTACAATGGCCCGCCGCGCGTGTTTGGCGGCAAGGTGATCGTCGGCTACGGCGGTGCGGACATCAGCGCGGCGCGCGGCTTCATCACGGCCTATGATGCGGCAAGCGGACAGCGCGCTTGGCGCTTCTACACAACGCCCGGCGACGAGCCCAATTCCGGCGGGCCCAAGGCGGACGAGCTGATGGCCAAGACCTGGCCCGGCGGCTGGAAGAAGCCCGACGGATCGCGTCGCGGCGGTGGCGGCACGGCGTGGAATGCGTTCAGCTATGATGCCGAACTGGGCCTCGTCTATCTCGGGGTCGGCAACGGTTTTCCCTATAACCAGAACCTGCGCAGCCCCGAAGGCGGCGACAACCTGTTCCTTTCGGCGATCGTCGCAGTCGACGTGAAGAGTGGGGCCTACAAGTGGCACTACCAGCTCTGCCCGGCCGAACAGTGGGACTGCACCGCCACGGCGGACATGACGCTCGCCACGCTGGAGATCGATGGAAAGCCGCGCAAGGTGCTGATGCAGGCGCCCAAGAACGGCTTCTTCTATGTCATCGACCGGACGAACGGGCAGTTCATCTCGGCGGAAAAGATCGCCAAGGTCACCTGGGCCGAGAAGATCGATCCCAAGACCGGCCGGCCGGTGGAAAATCCCGGCATCCGCTATAACGGCAAGCCCGGCCTGTTCGAAATGTGGCCCGGGCCGACGGGGGCTCATTCCTGGATGCCGCAGTCCTACAGCCCGCAGACCGGCCTCGTCTATGTTCCCATCCAGGAACTTGGCGCGCTGATCGGCGAAGGCCAGAAGGGCGGCGGGGAAATCGCCGCGGGCATGGGCACCACGCTGATCCCGGAAGTGGACCTGCCCGGCGGGCACAAGTCTTACCTCAAGGCATGGAACCCGGTGACGCAGAAGGAAGCCTGGCGCGTTGAACTGCCCGGCACCTGGCCGGGCGGCACCATGGCCACTGCCGGCGGGCTGGTGTTCCAGGGGCGCATGGACGGCACTTTCGTTGCCTATGATGCGGCAAGCGGCAAGCAGCTGTGGTCGTTCAAGACCGAAAGCCCGATCGTCGGTGCGCCGATCTCATACCGGGTGAACGGCAGGCAATACGTGACGGTCATCACCGGGGCCGGCGGGCAGGGCGCAGGCATGCAGACCCTGGGCAATGCCGGCCTGCGCACCGACTATCGCCTGCCGCGCCGGGTGCTGACCTTTGCGCTCGACGGCAAGGACACGATCCCGCCATTCGCTTACGAAGAGCCGCAGCCGCCGGCCGATCCCGAATTCCGGGCCGATGCTGCGCGGGCGCAGGCCGGGGCCATGCTCTATGGCGGCAATGCGTGCCTCGTCTGCCATGGCTGGAATGCCGTGGCGAGCGGTGCCGCGCCGGACCTGCGCTATTCGCCGATCATCACCGATCCCGCCACCTTCAAGGCCGTGGTCCAGGGCGGGGCGCTCAAGCTGAACGGCATGCCGCCTTTCCCGCAGATCAAGGATGGCGACCTTGAGACGATCCGCTTCTTCCTGCGCAGCCGCGCGCAGCAGGTGCCGGCCGAACGCAAGGCGCTTGAGGAACGCAAGAAGGCGCAGGCGGCATCAACCGCCAAGGCGCCGGACTTTGCGGGGAAGTGGGCCGTGGTGATCCAGACCTCGGCCGGGCCGCAGGAGGCTGTGCTCGACCTTGCGGTGAACGGCAACACGGTAACCGGCAAGGCCATCGCCTCGCAGGGAACCGCCGATCTTGCCGGCGCCTTCGCCAATGGCCGCATCAAGCTGGAAGGGCGGGCATCGATGCCCTTCCCCATCTCGATCGGCTATGACCTCACCATCCGTGACGGCGAGCTGACGGGAGACAACTCCAACGGCCCCTTCGGCACCTTCCCGGTGCGGGGAACGCGGCAGAAATAG
- a CDS encoding DUF1552 domain-containing protein, with protein sequence MTSLNRRTILRGMINGAKVGVALPFLNMFLDGNGEALAATGQRIPVRFGTWIWGCGFIPERFIPATEGADYVMPPDLEPLAPYRKQMALFTGYDVKLDGVANKPHQTGNFGLRTGIPVPGETPKTGTFDVAIGNVIGQDTRFRSIELSASGIQRSYSYRGAASPNPSETSPIALYQRLFGEGFRDPNEGTFSPDPRTMVRQSVLSAVKDDRERLMKTLGAADRERMDEYFTSVRQLEQQLELQLQPPARVENFTKPSAPGKTVVDADIENVMVNHKIMAGLLAQALACNQTRVFNMLFSDTASNLRRSSSSDTHHTLTHEEPVNPKLGYQEQVAWFAAKSMLACRDFVDALASIKEGNGTLLDNTLMFAHSDCSIAKSHAVEGIPMMIIGGAGGRVRTGYHKAGRADATSRVVLSVQQAMGVQVENWGTGAMNTSRTVTELVA encoded by the coding sequence GTGACCAGCCTTAACCGCCGCACGATCCTTCGCGGCATGATCAATGGCGCCAAGGTTGGCGTCGCCCTGCCCTTCCTCAACATGTTCCTTGACGGCAATGGCGAAGCCCTGGCCGCCACGGGCCAGCGCATCCCGGTGCGCTTCGGCACCTGGATCTGGGGCTGCGGGTTCATCCCCGAACGGTTCATCCCGGCGACCGAAGGCGCTGACTACGTGATGCCGCCGGATCTTGAGCCGCTGGCCCCCTATCGCAAGCAGATGGCCCTGTTCACCGGCTATGACGTGAAGCTGGACGGGGTGGCGAACAAGCCGCACCAGACCGGCAACTTCGGCCTGCGCACCGGCATACCGGTGCCGGGCGAAACGCCCAAGACCGGCACCTTTGACGTGGCCATCGGCAATGTCATCGGCCAGGATACCCGCTTCCGCTCCATCGAGCTGAGCGCGTCCGGCATCCAGCGTTCCTATTCCTATCGCGGCGCGGCATCGCCCAATCCCAGCGAGACATCGCCCATCGCGCTGTACCAGCGCCTGTTCGGCGAGGGCTTCCGCGATCCCAACGAAGGCACCTTCTCGCCCGATCCGCGGACCATGGTCCGCCAGAGCGTGCTGTCTGCCGTGAAGGATGATCGCGAGCGGCTGATGAAGACGTTGGGCGCGGCCGACCGCGAGCGGATGGACGAATACTTCACCTCGGTCCGCCAGCTGGAACAGCAGCTTGAACTGCAGCTCCAGCCGCCGGCACGGGTGGAGAACTTCACCAAGCCTTCGGCCCCCGGCAAGACGGTGGTCGATGCCGATATCGAAAACGTCATGGTCAATCACAAGATCATGGCCGGGCTGCTGGCCCAGGCACTGGCCTGCAACCAGACCCGCGTGTTCAACATGCTGTTCTCCGACACGGCATCGAACCTGCGCCGGTCATCGTCCTCCGATACGCACCATACGCTGACACACGAAGAGCCGGTCAATCCCAAGCTGGGCTACCAGGAACAGGTCGCCTGGTTCGCCGCCAAGAGCATGCTTGCCTGCCGCGATTTCGTGGATGCGCTGGCCTCGATCAAGGAAGGCAACGGCACCCTGCTCGACAATACGCTGATGTTCGCCCACTCGGACTGCTCCATCGCCAAGTCGCACGCGGTGGAAGGCATCCCGATGATGATCATCGGCGGTGCTGGCGGGCGCGTGCGTACCGGCTATCACAAGGCGGGCCGCGCCGATGCGACATCGCGGGTGGTCCTATCCGTCCAGCAGGCCATGGGCGTGCAGGTGGAGAACTGGGGCACCGGTGCGATGAACACCAGCCGCACCGTCACCGAACTGGTCGCCTGA
- a CDS encoding DUF1592 domain-containing protein, with protein MTRKHPSFLRKTCIGLGLALAGTLAWTQQDGARVAGPAQAAESGPATAPGNVRRLTESQYRATIADIFAPDVPIAGRFERGLRVDGLLAVGTTYGGMSAFSIEQYDISARSIAAEVTSEKRRAQFMPCQPKDEAAFDKACATRFVETYGQRLFRRPLTSAERDRYVTVAATAQQKLGKFHDGLEFALAGMLVSPHFLMRIERTEPDPARPGQQRLDAWSKATRLSYFLSDTAPDAELLRAAASGEIHTEAGLARQVDRLVSSPKLEKAVRSFFSDMLLFDGFNDLFKDPSIYPAYTVAVANDAQEQTLRTIVSHLVADRGDYRGLFTTRKTWMNRSLGIIYRQPVPTRNGWEQTEYAPSSQRSGILTDISLLALHSHPGRSSPTLRGKSLREVFLCEKVPDPPANVNFSVVQDAVNRPGSTARMRLAEHNDNPACAGCHKITDPMGFTLESFDGIGTFRSKENGVTLDLTGSLMGASFTGATGLGKALHDHPGLPVCLADKMLRTASGRKANPAEEPYLEKLAEQFAANGYRVPDLMRAIATGPAFFTISNPALVPAGTKTAITRKKGDNS; from the coding sequence GTGACCCGCAAGCATCCATCGTTCCTTCGCAAGACCTGCATCGGGCTGGGGCTGGCCCTCGCCGGGACGCTCGCCTGGACGCAGCAGGACGGCGCTCGCGTGGCCGGACCGGCACAGGCAGCGGAAAGCGGGCCGGCGACAGCGCCCGGCAATGTGCGCCGCCTGACCGAATCGCAGTACCGCGCCACCATCGCCGACATCTTCGCGCCCGACGTGCCGATTGCCGGCCGTTTCGAACGCGGCCTGCGCGTCGATGGCCTGCTGGCCGTGGGCACGACCTATGGCGGCATGTCGGCCTTCAGCATCGAGCAGTACGACATTTCGGCGCGCAGCATCGCCGCCGAAGTCACCAGCGAAAAACGCCGCGCGCAGTTCATGCCATGCCAGCCGAAGGATGAAGCCGCCTTCGACAAGGCCTGTGCCACCCGCTTTGTCGAAACCTATGGCCAGCGCCTGTTCCGCCGTCCGCTCACTTCTGCCGAGCGTGATCGCTATGTCACCGTTGCCGCAACGGCACAGCAGAAGCTGGGCAAGTTCCATGACGGGCTCGAATTCGCGCTTGCGGGCATGCTGGTCTCTCCGCACTTCCTGATGCGGATCGAACGGACGGAGCCGGACCCGGCCCGTCCCGGACAGCAGCGGCTGGACGCCTGGTCCAAGGCGACCCGGCTCAGCTACTTCCTGAGCGATACGGCACCCGATGCGGAACTGCTGCGCGCTGCCGCCAGCGGCGAGATCCATACCGAGGCAGGCCTTGCCCGGCAGGTCGACCGGCTGGTGTCCTCGCCCAAACTGGAAAAGGCGGTCCGCTCGTTCTTCTCGGACATGCTGCTGTTCGACGGGTTCAATGACCTGTTCAAGGACCCCTCGATCTATCCCGCCTATACTGTCGCCGTGGCCAACGATGCGCAGGAACAGACGCTGCGCACGATCGTTTCGCACCTGGTGGCGGACCGGGGCGACTATCGCGGGCTGTTCACCACCCGCAAGACGTGGATGAACCGCTCACTGGGCATCATCTATCGCCAGCCGGTTCCCACCCGCAATGGCTGGGAGCAGACCGAATATGCCCCCTCCAGCCAGCGCTCCGGCATCCTGACCGACATCAGCCTGCTGGCGCTGCATTCGCATCCCGGGCGCTCTTCGCCCACGCTGCGGGGCAAGTCGCTGCGCGAAGTGTTCCTGTGCGAGAAGGTTCCCGATCCGCCGGCCAACGTGAACTTTTCGGTAGTGCAGGATGCGGTCAATCGTCCCGGCTCCACCGCCCGGATGCGGCTTGCCGAGCATAACGACAACCCGGCCTGCGCCGGCTGCCACAAGATCACCGATCCGATGGGCTTCACGCTGGAAAGCTTCGATGGCATCGGTACCTTCCGCAGCAAGGAAAACGGGGTGACGCTGGACCTTACCGGCTCGCTCATGGGCGCCTCGTTCACCGGCGCGACGGGCCTGGGCAAGGCCCTGCACGATCACCCGGGCCTGCCGGTTTGCCTGGCAGACAAGATGCTGCGCACCGCATCGGGCAGGAAGGCGAACCCGGCAGAGGAGCCCTACCTCGAAAAGCTGGCCGAACAGTTCGCCGCAAACGGCTACCGCGTGCCTGATCTGATGCGGGCCATTGCCACCGGCCCCGCGTTCTTCACCATATCGAACCCGGCCCTTGTCCCCGCAGGGACCAAGACAGCCATTACGCGCAAGAAGGGAGACAACTCGTGA